A section of the Methanosarcina mazei S-6 genome encodes:
- a CDS encoding ISH3-like element ISMma1 family transposase, whose protein sequence is MKSFAMTPKNDSMSDVDTASLLALSSEFFSIVDIITLPDGANYSYQEFLNVLLHAATSSTDSLESASNDLKSKVPNTRIPSADTIFNYIKSNSIEYILSSFRKINNEIFRMMKLKNNVHDIAIDFHDVEYYGCRDTLCVRGIKPKNGTSWGYSFCTLDVIGNSKLTLDVIDINGLSKDYSILMESLFERVEKMGVKVGTVYMDREFFNRKVISKMEKYKVDFVIAAKSNKRIKEMLERHRKENRDTSTVFEYKFQGEEQTFNIVAVWDKEKEYSIFATNKKVSSIDTFVKQIPEEYRKRWNIETGYRVKKDFKIRTCSKSPVARTLFFVVQCIMYNILNVLKSVLDITAYQMKSVINQDIIKAVKEGVNSLSNITVRSFLECLTRYNKERRRALRARLRDL, encoded by the coding sequence ATGAAGTCGTTTGCTATGACTCCAAAAAACGACTCCATGTCTGATGTAGACACAGCCAGTTTACTGGCTTTGTCTTCTGAATTCTTTAGCATCGTTGATATAATAACTTTACCCGATGGAGCAAACTACAGCTATCAAGAGTTTCTTAACGTTTTACTTCATGCGGCAACATCTTCTACTGATTCTCTTGAATCTGCAAGTAATGATCTCAAATCAAAAGTTCCAAACACAAGAATACCTTCAGCTGATACTATTTTCAATTACATAAAATCCAATTCTATTGAATATATCCTCTCTTCTTTCCGAAAAATAAATAATGAAATTTTTAGGATGATGAAGCTTAAAAACAATGTTCATGACATCGCTATTGACTTTCATGACGTTGAATATTATGGATGCAGAGACACTCTCTGTGTAAGGGGAATCAAACCAAAGAATGGAACTTCATGGGGATATTCTTTCTGCACCTTAGATGTAATTGGGAATTCTAAGCTAACACTTGATGTTATTGACATCAACGGATTAAGCAAAGATTATTCAATTCTTATGGAATCATTGTTTGAAAGGGTTGAAAAAATGGGAGTAAAAGTGGGAACAGTATACATGGATAGAGAATTTTTTAACAGAAAAGTTATCTCAAAGATGGAGAAATACAAAGTCGATTTCGTAATTGCAGCTAAATCAAACAAAAGAATTAAGGAGATGCTTGAAAGGCATAGAAAAGAAAATAGAGATACTTCTACGGTTTTTGAATATAAGTTTCAAGGAGAAGAACAAACTTTTAACATTGTAGCAGTGTGGGATAAAGAAAAAGAATACAGTATATTTGCAACAAATAAAAAAGTGAGTTCAATAGACACATTTGTAAAGCAAATACCTGAAGAATACAGGAAGAGATGGAATATAGAAACAGGGTATAGAGTAAAAAAGGATTTTAAGATACGAACATGTTCTAAATCACCTGTTGCAAGGACACTATTTTTTGTAGTTCAATGTATCATGTATAATATTTTGAATGTATTAAAGTCAGTTCTTGACATTACAGCATACCAAATGAAATCAGTAATAAATCAAGACATTATTAAGGCAGTAAAAGAAGGAGTTAATTCATTATCCAATATTACAGTCAGGTCATTTCTTGAGTGCTTAACCAGATATAATAAAGAAAGAAGGCGAGCGCTTCGCGCTCGATTAAGAGATTTATAA
- the mtrH gene encoding tetrahydromethanopterin S-methyltransferase subunit H, translating to MFKFQKEQEIANIAGIKVGGQPGELPTVLAGTIFYNRHEIVEDAAKGLFDRDAAEKLVNLQESGSDTTGNPHMVHIFGTTAESITRYIDFIAEVSDSPFLIDSPEGPVRAHAAGYVSEIGLADRAVYNSINMSINTSEMKALEQSDIDSSIILGFNAKDSSLQGRMEMLETGAGLLEEGLLSIADRCGIVNKLIDPSITPMGNGAGIALRMTIAAKAKWGHPTGSGIHNAPSAWNWLNRQKEKDPVLYKICDIGSTCLQQAAAGDFILYGPIEYAEYVFPMAAMSDIMIAEAVADLDIEPVERHPINFLV from the coding sequence ATGTTTAAGTTCCAGAAAGAGCAGGAAATTGCCAATATTGCAGGAATAAAAGTGGGCGGACAACCTGGAGAACTCCCTACCGTACTTGCAGGGACCATATTTTACAACAGGCACGAGATTGTCGAAGACGCCGCAAAAGGTCTTTTTGACAGGGATGCTGCCGAAAAACTCGTAAATCTACAGGAGTCGGGTTCGGATACTACCGGAAACCCTCATATGGTTCACATCTTTGGCACAACCGCAGAGAGTATCACGCGTTATATTGATTTTATTGCAGAGGTTTCGGATTCTCCTTTTCTCATAGATTCTCCCGAAGGGCCTGTACGTGCGCATGCTGCCGGATACGTGAGTGAGATCGGGCTTGCGGACAGGGCAGTATATAACTCCATAAATATGAGCATAAACACATCGGAAATGAAAGCCCTTGAACAATCCGACATAGACAGTTCCATTATCCTGGGCTTCAATGCCAAAGACTCCTCCCTTCAGGGCAGAATGGAAATGCTCGAGACAGGTGCAGGACTGTTAGAAGAAGGCCTTCTCTCAATTGCAGATAGGTGCGGGATAGTAAACAAACTTATAGACCCGAGCATAACTCCCATGGGAAACGGAGCCGGAATAGCCCTCAGAATGACGATTGCCGCAAAAGCAAAATGGGGCCATCCCACAGGCTCAGGAATCCATAACGCCCCCTCGGCCTGGAATTGGCTGAACCGCCAGAAAGAAAAAGACCCTGTCCTGTATAAGATCTGCGACATAGGCTCTACCTGCCTCCAGCAGGCTGCAGCCGGAGATTTCATCCTCTACGGCCCTATAGAATATGCAGAATACGTTTTCCCCATGGCTGCAATGAGTGATATTATGATTGCCGAAGCCGTAGCCGACCTTGATATAGAGCCAGTAGAAAGGCACCCTATTAACTTTCTCGTTTAA
- a CDS encoding tetrahydromethanopterin S-methyltransferase subunit A, which yields MKLIAENWPPVKGDYVTGKPDSRIAVVTLASHLDACPDAAIWGSSKTENLGVEKIIVNVISNSNIRYVLVCGTESRGHLAGHSLLAIHANGIDEQGRITGSQGAIPFIENISGTAVERFQQQVTVLNRIGLNDPEEIRRIVEDYRDKGEAYPEEPMLVCAPKKRQTSFAVPTSGDVIISGEFVMDSKAGIIYTAESL from the coding sequence CTGAAGCTTATCGCAGAAAACTGGCCCCCAGTAAAAGGGGACTATGTTACAGGAAAACCCGATTCAAGAATTGCAGTGGTAACTCTTGCAAGCCACCTTGATGCCTGCCCTGATGCTGCTATCTGGGGCAGTTCAAAAACCGAAAACCTGGGAGTAGAAAAGATAATAGTAAATGTAATTTCAAACTCCAATATCAGGTACGTCCTGGTCTGCGGAACCGAGTCAAGAGGCCACCTGGCAGGGCATTCTCTCCTCGCAATCCATGCAAACGGAATTGATGAACAGGGCAGGATTACCGGTTCACAGGGAGCAATTCCCTTTATAGAAAACATATCCGGAACTGCAGTCGAACGCTTCCAGCAGCAGGTTACAGTTCTCAATAGAATTGGGCTGAATGACCCTGAAGAGATCAGGAGGATTGTTGAGGACTACAGGGATAAAGGAGAAGCGTACCCTGAAGAGCCCATGCTCGTCTGCGCTCCTAAAAAAAGGCAGACTTCTTTTGCAGTCCCCACTTCAGGAGATGTAATAATTTCAGGGGAATTCGTAATGGATTCAAAAGCAGGAATAATCTATACTGCGGAAAGCCTCTGA
- the mtxX gene encoding methanogenesis marker protein Mmp4/MtxX: MEKNGMYALLEAIEARARANRARVAMGIRDPNHKTLESAWKAQELGYAQVVLVGSKKEIDKIGTGLEVIDTEDPEKVLSDLLVSRKVDAVIRGTAKASGTLSSLKKALGMKRICRLALLLTADGTPFFLAPVGIDEGNTISDKLRMITLGAEHIRRLGVEPAVGVLSGGRMGDIGRDRRVDRTLADGEFITGRALELGINTKHYTILIEDAVKESNFIIAPDGISGNLIFRTVAFLGGGDGLGAPVLMDDYVFVDTSRVGGHFTKAIMLASALSHLNKERKKVIH, encoded by the coding sequence ATGGAAAAGAACGGCATGTATGCCCTCCTTGAAGCTATCGAAGCACGAGCCCGGGCGAACAGAGCAAGAGTGGCTATGGGAATAAGAGACCCCAATCACAAGACTCTTGAGAGTGCATGGAAAGCCCAGGAACTGGGATATGCACAGGTAGTCCTTGTAGGAAGTAAAAAGGAAATCGATAAAATAGGAACCGGGCTTGAGGTTATAGATACCGAGGACCCCGAAAAAGTCCTTTCAGACCTCCTGGTTTCAAGAAAGGTTGATGCAGTAATAAGAGGCACTGCAAAAGCATCAGGAACCCTTTCAAGCCTTAAAAAAGCCCTTGGAATGAAAAGGATTTGCAGGCTTGCCCTTCTCCTGACAGCAGACGGGACACCCTTTTTCCTCGCTCCTGTCGGAATAGATGAAGGAAACACGATTTCGGACAAGCTTCGAATGATCACGCTTGGCGCAGAGCACATCAGGAGGCTGGGAGTCGAGCCTGCCGTAGGAGTCCTTTCCGGAGGAAGGATGGGAGATATAGGAAGGGACAGACGTGTGGACAGGACTCTCGCAGACGGGGAATTTATAACAGGGAGAGCCCTGGAGCTTGGAATTAACACCAAACACTACACAATCCTTATTGAAGATGCCGTAAAGGAATCTAACTTCATCATCGCTCCTGACGGAATATCGGGCAACCTCATTTTCAGGACAGTTGCCTTCCTTGGTGGAGGTGACGGGCTCGGAGCGCCTGTTCTGATGGACGATTACGTATTTGTGGACACATCAAGGGTCGGCGGGCATTTTACAAAAGCCATTATGCTCGCAAGTGCGCTGTCCCACCTGAACAAGGAAAGAAAAAAGGTGATTCACTGA
- a CDS encoding replication factor C large subunit encodes MMSAIEWAEKYRPRTLGDVVGNRKAVQDLRKWAEEWQSGIPEKRAVILYGPAGIGKTSSAHALAGDMEWEVIELNASDQRTAGVIEKIAGSAASMNTFFGGKRLIILDEADNLHGTADRGGMRAISGIIKSTLQPIILIANDIYGLTPTVRNICLEIKFGSVQSRSMVPALKKVCESEGVSCSQEAVLQIAENAGGDFRSAINDLQAAANGKKALEAEDISTAGRDVKENIFKAMQKIFKSTDCKRALESAYGLDESPEDLVHWIDENLPIQYARKDGDLEDIKTGFGYLSKADIYLGRVKKRQNYRMWRYASMLMVCGAALSKTRPYPGFIKYQQPSLWRRLGQTRSRRDMRDNIASKIGEHSFESMHYSRNNLLGFYSILLKDEASAVELTANLGLELEELMYLSGSAKVSKKLQKIYDEAQNLLETKRDRTEEQEFFKAPAPAADDKQATLHCPVNIPEKEGNASAEKPESPGPQSPERKQKTLDLGFDTPQKLPEKKRSSEMKLPENPEPAENNLFSLSEPLPEKGPIPDFAGKKSLPELEEEKPSLSPLKKMSPANKEASKQGVKQGASEKGSPAADTQGGMEDGSKKAEPKNQKTLFDF; translated from the coding sequence ATGATGTCGGCAATTGAATGGGCTGAAAAATACCGACCCCGGACCCTTGGAGATGTCGTGGGGAACAGGAAGGCAGTGCAGGATTTGAGAAAGTGGGCTGAGGAATGGCAGTCCGGGATTCCTGAGAAAAGGGCAGTGATTCTTTACGGGCCTGCAGGGATAGGGAAGACTTCAAGCGCTCACGCACTGGCAGGGGATATGGAATGGGAGGTTATAGAGCTCAATGCAAGCGACCAGAGGACTGCAGGTGTTATTGAGAAGATAGCCGGCTCAGCAGCGTCAATGAATACTTTTTTTGGGGGTAAGCGGCTCATTATACTTGATGAAGCTGACAATCTCCACGGGACTGCAGACAGGGGCGGGATGAGGGCCATTTCCGGGATCATAAAATCCACGCTCCAGCCGATAATACTTATTGCAAATGATATTTACGGGTTAACTCCCACAGTCCGGAACATTTGTCTGGAAATTAAGTTTGGGTCCGTGCAGAGCCGGTCCATGGTTCCCGCTTTGAAGAAGGTCTGTGAATCTGAGGGAGTCTCCTGCAGCCAGGAAGCTGTCCTGCAAATTGCAGAAAATGCGGGCGGAGACTTCAGGAGCGCTATCAATGATCTTCAGGCTGCAGCTAACGGGAAGAAGGCTCTCGAAGCTGAAGATATCAGCACTGCAGGCAGAGATGTTAAAGAGAATATCTTTAAGGCGATGCAGAAGATCTTTAAAAGCACTGACTGCAAAAGGGCTCTTGAATCCGCATACGGGCTTGATGAGAGTCCTGAGGATCTTGTGCACTGGATAGACGAGAACCTGCCAATCCAGTACGCGCGGAAGGATGGCGACCTCGAAGATATAAAAACGGGTTTTGGCTACCTTTCAAAGGCTGACATTTATCTCGGGCGCGTGAAGAAACGCCAGAACTACAGGATGTGGAGGTATGCCAGCATGCTCATGGTCTGCGGGGCTGCCCTTTCAAAGACAAGACCGTATCCTGGCTTTATTAAGTACCAGCAGCCTTCACTCTGGAGAAGGCTCGGGCAGACCCGTTCCAGGCGTGATATGCGGGATAATATTGCTTCAAAGATCGGGGAGCACAGCTTTGAGTCGATGCATTATTCCAGGAACAACCTTTTAGGTTTTTATTCAATATTGTTAAAGGATGAGGCGTCTGCTGTTGAACTTACTGCAAACCTCGGGCTTGAGCTTGAAGAACTGATGTACCTTTCAGGAAGCGCAAAGGTCAGCAAAAAACTTCAGAAAATTTACGATGAAGCCCAGAACCTTCTGGAAACGAAAAGGGATAGAACTGAAGAACAGGAATTTTTTAAGGCTCCTGCTCCTGCGGCAGATGATAAACAGGCAACTCTCCACTGTCCGGTTAATATTCCTGAAAAAGAAGGGAACGCTTCAGCCGAAAAACCCGAATCTCCCGGTCCCCAGTCTCCGGAAAGAAAGCAGAAAACCCTTGACCTTGGATTTGACACACCTCAAAAGCTTCCTGAGAAAAAAAGGTCTTCAGAAATGAAATTGCCTGAAAATCCTGAGCCTGCAGAAAATAATCTGTTCTCTCTTTCTGAGCCTCTGCCCGAAAAGGGTCCAATTCCTGACTTCGCAGGGAAAAAGTCCCTTCCTGAACTCGAAGAAGAGAAGCCGTCTCTTTCACCGTTAAAAAAGATGAGTCCGGCCAATAAAGAAGCTTCAAAACAGGGAGTGAAACAGGGAGCATCTGAAAAAGGTTCGCCTGCTGCAGATACGCAGGGAGGCATGGAAGATGGTTCGAAAAAAGCCGAACCTAAAAATCAGAAAACACTTTTTGACTTTTAA
- a CDS encoding winged helix-turn-helix domain-containing protein, which translates to MGEELVLKRRSRTDIAVDILRVAMNGAKKTHIVYEVNLNFNIAQKYLEMLKEKELIRHENGVFITTDKGKVFQEMAKELKL; encoded by the coding sequence GTGGGGGAGGAGTTAGTATTGAAGAGAAGAAGCAGGACAGATATTGCAGTAGATATTTTAAGAGTGGCGATGAACGGGGCAAAGAAAACACATATTGTTTATGAAGTAAATCTGAACTTTAACATTGCTCAGAAGTATCTGGAAATGTTGAAAGAAAAAGAGCTTATCAGGCATGAAAACGGTGTTTTTATAACGACTGATAAGGGAAAAGTTTTCCAGGAAATGGCTAAAGAACTTAAGCTATAA
- a CDS encoding flavodoxin family protein, translating into MAIKALFLNCTLKKSPQISNTHALIDKAVAIFKELGVGSEVIRVVDYNIAFGVSSDEGNGDEWPFILEKIKDCNILVIATPIWFGVLSSVAKMVIERLDGTYMEGDPETGQYPLYGKVAGVMVTGNEDGAHDVCSTILYNLTHLGCTVPPNADCYWVGDAGPGPSYIEAGGERHLYTNRTARYMVHNLTYFAKLLKENPIPTSLKKLDEEAKRVSNKG; encoded by the coding sequence ATGGCGATAAAGGCACTTTTTTTGAACTGCACACTTAAAAAATCGCCACAGATATCGAACACCCATGCTCTGATTGATAAGGCTGTGGCTATTTTTAAAGAACTTGGTGTTGGTAGTGAAGTCATACGGGTTGTTGACTACAATATAGCTTTCGGGGTTTCTTCGGATGAAGGAAACGGGGATGAATGGCCTTTCATACTTGAAAAAATAAAAGATTGCAATATTCTGGTTATAGCTACCCCTATCTGGTTTGGAGTACTTTCTTCTGTAGCCAAAATGGTGATCGAAAGGCTGGATGGGACATATATGGAAGGAGATCCAGAAACCGGGCAGTATCCTTTATACGGAAAGGTTGCAGGGGTCATGGTTACGGGAAATGAAGACGGGGCACATGATGTATGTTCTACCATACTTTACAACCTCACGCACCTCGGATGTACCGTGCCTCCCAATGCGGACTGCTACTGGGTTGGAGATGCAGGTCCGGGTCCCAGCTATATAGAAGCAGGAGGGGAAAGACACCTTTATACTAATCGGACAGCGAGGTACATGGTGCATAACCTTACTTATTTCGCAAAGCTTCTGAAAGAAAACCCTATTCCAACCAGCCTGAAAAAGCTTGATGAGGAGGCAAAAAGAGTAAGTAATAAGGGCTAA
- a CDS encoding CDC48 family AAA ATPase, whose product MTEGDKSTIKLKVAEADQRDVGKGIVRIDEKFREKLGLKPFDVVEIRGGKSTSALIGRPYPSDSGLDIVRMDGLIRMNAKTSIGEYVDIRKADWKEAKSVTLAPVAKGMQIYAPSETLKAVFMNRTVSKGDFISTTSLRRSRERETFGKGVMFEDFFQDFFGQGFGQSFGLGEIKLQVVSTSPSGIVKITDMTQVELLPEATEITPEQNIPTVMYEDLGGLKDAIGRVREMIELPLKHPELFDRLGIDAPKGVLLHGPPGTGKTMLAKAVANESDAYFISINGPEIMSKYYGESERAIREIFEDAEKNAPAIIFLDEIDSIAPKRAEVTGEVERRVVAQLLSLMDGLKARKNVIVIGSTNRPEAIDIALRRPGRFDREIELRVPDTEGRLEIFQIHTRGMPLADNVNLMDFAQITYGFVGADIAALCREAAMSALRRILPKINLNEPEIPGEILDSLQVTREDFENALKDVQPSAIREILIEVPNIGWDDVGGLGEVKELLKEAVEWPLKSPESYRNIGVEAPKGVLLYGPPGTGKTLLAKAIAHESDANFITAKGSDLLSKWYGESEKRIAEVFTRARQVAPSIIFLDELDSLAPVRGASTGEPQVTARILNQLLSEMDGLEELRAVVVIGATNRPDMIDPALLRPGRFDELILVPVPDEGARREIFRVHTENMALAEDVDIEKLVSLTDQYTGADIAAVCKKAGRYALREDLHAKSVRQKHFLQAIEETGPSVTPDTMKYYQAIRGELRKRKSKEIESPYYI is encoded by the coding sequence TTGACTGAGGGGGATAAATCCACTATAAAACTTAAGGTTGCAGAAGCCGATCAACGCGATGTGGGAAAAGGAATTGTCCGGATTGACGAGAAATTCCGGGAGAAACTGGGACTGAAACCTTTTGATGTTGTGGAAATCAGAGGTGGAAAATCAACTTCTGCTCTGATAGGGCGTCCGTATCCCAGTGATTCCGGGCTTGATATTGTCCGCATGGACGGGCTTATCCGTATGAATGCAAAGACCAGCATAGGGGAATATGTGGACATCCGCAAAGCTGATTGGAAAGAAGCAAAGAGTGTGACCCTTGCGCCTGTAGCCAAGGGCATGCAGATCTACGCTCCCAGTGAGACCCTCAAAGCCGTATTCATGAACCGCACGGTTTCAAAAGGGGACTTTATCTCTACCACAAGCCTTCGGAGGTCGCGGGAAAGGGAAACTTTCGGCAAGGGGGTAATGTTCGAGGATTTCTTTCAGGACTTCTTCGGACAGGGTTTTGGGCAATCTTTCGGTCTTGGGGAAATAAAACTTCAGGTTGTATCCACCTCTCCGTCCGGGATAGTAAAGATTACGGACATGACGCAGGTGGAACTTCTGCCGGAAGCAACGGAAATAACTCCTGAGCAAAACATTCCAACTGTAATGTACGAAGACCTGGGCGGGCTTAAAGACGCCATTGGCAGGGTCAGGGAAATGATAGAGCTGCCTCTGAAACACCCCGAGCTCTTTGACAGGCTCGGAATCGACGCTCCCAAGGGAGTGCTGCTTCATGGCCCTCCCGGGACGGGCAAAACTATGCTTGCAAAAGCCGTTGCTAATGAATCGGATGCTTATTTCATTTCAATTAACGGCCCCGAGATCATGTCAAAATACTATGGGGAATCCGAGAGGGCAATAAGGGAGATCTTTGAGGACGCAGAAAAGAATGCTCCTGCGATTATCTTCCTGGACGAAATTGATTCTATTGCCCCTAAAAGGGCTGAGGTCACGGGTGAAGTTGAACGGAGGGTGGTCGCCCAGCTTCTTTCCCTTATGGACGGGCTTAAAGCCCGCAAGAATGTGATTGTTATAGGGTCTACCAACCGCCCTGAAGCCATAGATATCGCACTCCGCCGTCCTGGAAGGTTTGACCGGGAGATTGAGCTCAGAGTTCCGGACACGGAAGGCAGGCTTGAGATTTTCCAGATTCATACAAGAGGGATGCCCCTTGCGGACAACGTAAATCTTATGGATTTTGCCCAGATAACCTACGGTTTTGTGGGGGCAGACATTGCTGCACTGTGCCGGGAAGCAGCCATGAGTGCTCTGAGGCGTATTTTGCCGAAAATCAACCTCAACGAGCCTGAAATCCCGGGTGAGATCCTCGATTCCCTTCAGGTAACAAGGGAAGACTTTGAAAATGCCCTGAAAGATGTCCAGCCGTCTGCCATACGAGAGATCCTGATAGAGGTCCCCAATATTGGCTGGGATGACGTGGGAGGGCTTGGAGAGGTAAAAGAGCTCCTGAAAGAGGCTGTGGAATGGCCGTTGAAGAGTCCAGAGTCTTACAGGAATATAGGGGTTGAGGCTCCTAAAGGCGTGCTCTTATACGGTCCTCCGGGTACCGGGAAAACCCTCCTTGCAAAAGCTATTGCCCACGAGTCCGATGCTAACTTCATCACAGCCAAAGGAAGTGATCTCCTTTCCAAATGGTACGGTGAGTCTGAAAAAAGGATTGCAGAGGTATTTACGCGCGCAAGACAGGTCGCTCCGTCTATAATTTTCCTTGATGAACTCGATTCCCTTGCGCCGGTCCGCGGGGCTTCCACAGGTGAGCCTCAGGTCACAGCAAGAATCCTTAACCAGCTCCTCTCGGAAATGGACGGGCTTGAAGAGCTCAGGGCTGTTGTGGTAATCGGGGCAACCAACCGTCCTGATATGATAGACCCTGCCCTTCTCAGGCCTGGGCGTTTTGATGAGCTGATCCTTGTTCCTGTACCTGATGAGGGGGCACGCAGGGAGATTTTCAGGGTACATACCGAGAATATGGCTCTTGCAGAAGACGTTGATATTGAAAAACTTGTTTCTCTTACAGACCAGTATACGGGTGCGGATATTGCAGCTGTATGCAAAAAGGCGGGAAGGTATGCCCTGCGTGAAGATCTGCATGCAAAAAGCGTCAGACAAAAACACTTCCTTCAGGCAATTGAAGAGACAGGGCCTTCGGTCACCCCGGACACAATGAAATATTACCAGGCAATAAGAGGAGAGCTGAGAAAAAGAAAATCAAAGGAAATAGAGAGCCCTTACTATATCTGA
- a CDS encoding helix-turn-helix domain-containing protein has product MLLPTPEDLKKRRNELGLTQSDLAKRAGVSQPLIARIESGDVDPRLSTVRKILDAFEEAEKERQILIRDLMHSPVLHVSPEDSVEEVVNLMHVHGFSQIPVLDRGIPVGSVSEDMIVRLMGESKKKPISQLKVSGIMGESFPTVSPGISISVVSHILEGNPAVLVVEKGTVVGVVTKHDVMKLLQGQ; this is encoded by the coding sequence ATGCTGCTTCCAACACCCGAAGATCTTAAAAAAAGAAGAAATGAACTCGGGCTTACCCAGAGCGATCTGGCTAAAAGAGCAGGTGTAAGCCAGCCTCTTATAGCCCGCATAGAATCTGGAGACGTAGACCCGAGACTCTCAACGGTCAGGAAAATTCTTGATGCTTTTGAGGAAGCTGAAAAGGAAAGGCAGATTCTTATAAGGGACCTTATGCACTCCCCTGTCCTTCATGTTTCGCCTGAAGACTCGGTAGAAGAAGTGGTTAACCTTATGCATGTTCATGGTTTTTCACAGATTCCCGTGCTTGACAGGGGTATACCTGTTGGGAGTGTTTCTGAAGACATGATTGTAAGGCTGATGGGCGAGAGCAAGAAAAAACCAATCTCTCAGTTGAAAGTTTCAGGGATAATGGGGGAGTCATTCCCTACAGTATCTCCCGGAATATCTATTTCAGTAGTTTCGCATATACTCGAAGGAAATCCTGCTGTACTTGTGGTAGAAAAAGGAACCGTCGTGGGAGTTGTAACAAAACACGACGTGATGAAGCTCCTTCAGGGTCAATGA
- a CDS encoding pyridoxal-phosphate-dependent aminotransferase family protein, producing MDLEDTLLMMPGPVSVAPRVLRAMSKPMINHRSAEFAGIYTDCRGILADVFQTKNDIFLLSGSGTAGMEAAVGSVAGSGDKVIAIENGKFGERFKDLAALYAELVPLEFEWGLPVDLEKVKEKLEEGAKAITLVHNETSAGIMNPAAEIGKLAKKYDALFIMDGVTSLGGDEVKVDEWGVDIAIVGSQKCFAAPPGMAAVSVSEKAFEAMNCMKKRLYYNDLKAYKKSGDKPRPETPYTPAIPLFYALQEALHIVKEEGMEARIKRHRTLSEAVRAAAGALNIEMFPQLNEYSQYSNTITALKSPAGIDGEDIKNDMKKRGVIIAGGQERLKSKIFRIGNMGNVTARDVLSTIQQLEIVLHKHGYIDSVGAGTEAATRVIDRL from the coding sequence ATGGATCTGGAAGATACCCTTCTGATGATGCCTGGTCCCGTATCTGTTGCACCCAGAGTGCTCAGGGCGATGTCAAAACCGATGATCAATCACCGGAGTGCCGAATTTGCCGGAATTTATACTGATTGCAGGGGAATTCTTGCAGATGTTTTCCAGACAAAAAATGACATCTTCTTACTCAGCGGCTCCGGGACTGCAGGAATGGAAGCTGCTGTCGGGTCTGTAGCCGGAAGCGGGGACAAAGTCATTGCCATAGAAAACGGAAAATTCGGAGAGCGCTTTAAAGACCTCGCAGCTCTTTATGCTGAATTAGTGCCGCTGGAATTTGAATGGGGCCTTCCTGTTGACCTCGAAAAGGTTAAGGAGAAGCTCGAAGAAGGGGCAAAAGCCATTACCCTTGTCCACAATGAGACCTCTGCAGGCATTATGAACCCTGCTGCAGAAATCGGCAAACTTGCTAAAAAATACGATGCCCTTTTTATAATGGACGGTGTAACCTCTCTTGGGGGAGATGAAGTCAAAGTCGATGAATGGGGTGTTGACATTGCAATCGTAGGCTCACAGAAATGCTTTGCAGCTCCACCGGGAATGGCAGCCGTTTCAGTAAGCGAAAAAGCCTTTGAGGCTATGAACTGCATGAAGAAGAGGCTCTACTATAATGACCTCAAAGCATATAAAAAGAGCGGGGACAAACCCAGGCCGGAAACACCTTACACACCTGCGATTCCTCTTTTCTATGCACTTCAGGAAGCCCTTCACATCGTAAAAGAAGAGGGAATGGAAGCCAGAATCAAAAGGCACAGGACCCTTTCAGAAGCTGTAAGGGCAGCAGCTGGTGCATTGAATATAGAGATGTTCCCTCAGCTCAATGAGTACAGCCAGTACTCCAACACAATCACAGCATTGAAATCCCCTGCAGGGATTGACGGAGAAGATATCAAAAATGATATGAAGAAGCGCGGCGTAATCATCGCTGGCGGGCAGGAACGCTTGAAGAGCAAGATTTTCAGGATTGGAAACATGGGTAATGTAACTGCAAGGGACGTTCTATCCACTATCCAGCAGCTGGAAATCGTGCTTCATAAGCACGGTTATATTGACAGCGTGGGAGCAGGTACTGAAGCTGCAACACGCGTTATTGACAGGCTATGA